In a genomic window of Stakelama saccharophila:
- a CDS encoding ROK family transcriptional regulator encodes MAAIAWGINDGAILRLLRDHGPLSRAALARRSMLSATTMTKLTARLIDAGILREVQDMVEPAGIGRPPIDVALVETAYHVIGIHIGAGLVQVGMSDLVAQCTPARSFEFNPDSDSSQAVLDRVAAEIESLIADQKVDRRRILGMGVGVPGPVDQDGRHLLLSINAGWRNAAVADHLEERTGLSTTVEHNVRAMALGEQVYGGGNDAGSLLYVYLRTGLGAGLVVDGRPFRPGSYGVTELGHIQVVENGLPCACGSRGCLETVLSESYLADQVAKAGGNPSSPLRALAHMPEARAAMIDHLTTALSSAVNLLNPDLIVLGGIFAEAPPALAEAVEHDLREKAFPILRDTVRVRLSALGADAGMPSAAAVALDHFVYRAKV; translated from the coding sequence ATGGCGGCAATTGCATGGGGGATCAACGACGGCGCCATTCTTCGCCTGTTACGCGACCACGGACCACTGTCCCGCGCCGCTCTGGCCCGGCGCAGCATGCTGTCCGCGACGACCATGACGAAACTCACGGCGCGCCTGATCGACGCCGGGATTCTTCGCGAGGTGCAGGACATGGTGGAGCCGGCCGGGATCGGCCGTCCGCCAATCGACGTCGCGCTCGTCGAGACCGCATATCACGTCATCGGCATACACATCGGCGCCGGACTGGTTCAGGTCGGCATGAGCGATCTAGTGGCGCAGTGTACGCCCGCCCGGTCTTTCGAATTCAACCCCGACAGCGATTCCTCGCAAGCTGTGCTCGATCGCGTAGCCGCCGAGATCGAGTCGCTGATCGCCGACCAGAAGGTCGACAGGCGCCGTATCCTGGGAATGGGCGTGGGCGTGCCCGGTCCGGTCGACCAGGACGGCCGGCATCTGCTGCTGTCGATCAACGCCGGCTGGCGTAACGCCGCGGTCGCGGATCATCTCGAAGAGCGCACCGGCCTTTCGACCACGGTCGAGCACAATGTCCGGGCGATGGCGCTTGGCGAACAGGTTTATGGCGGCGGCAACGACGCAGGCTCGCTGCTCTACGTCTATTTGCGCACCGGGCTCGGCGCCGGGCTGGTCGTCGATGGCAGACCGTTTCGTCCCGGAAGCTACGGCGTTACCGAACTCGGCCATATCCAGGTCGTTGAAAACGGCCTGCCCTGCGCCTGCGGCAGCCGGGGATGTCTCGAGACCGTCCTATCCGAATCCTATCTCGCCGACCAAGTTGCCAAGGCGGGCGGCAACCCATCGTCACCACTACGTGCATTGGCGCATATGCCTGAAGCGCGGGCGGCGATGATCGATCACCTCACCACGGCACTCAGCAGTGCCGTCAATCTGCTCAATCCGGATCTGATCGTGCTGGGCGGGATTTTCGCCGAGGCGCCGCCGGCTCTGGCCGAGGCGGTCGAACATGATCTGCGCGAAAAGGCCTTCCCCATCTTGCGGGATACGGTTCGCGTCCGGCTGTCCGCACTCGGCGCCGATGCCGGTATGCCCAGCGCCGCCGCGGTCGCGCTCGACCACTTCGTCTATCGTGCCAAGGTATAA
- a CDS encoding glycoside hydrolase family 172 protein, whose protein sequence is MKPIRPMMLAGACAAAAITAGTAKPAVAQVQDPVPLSSYRDDTHMRWFSFENADGAKGRGGMENRGAKGHAFDSLPAGQSVTLAHVNGAGTVRRIWMTIDDRSPERRRNLWIEMYWDGASKPAVSVPLGDFFMQGEGPVKPMENALVASPEGRSFESFIPMPFRKSAKIVLVNKGNKDLTAVFYDVDITKQDSQPDDALYFHAYWHRQNRTKLGEPFQVLPHVTGHGRYLGTYVAEVTNPDYGNSWFGEGELKVYLDGDDRYPTLVGTGTEDLIGAGYGQGEFINRYTGAPVANLRSRQQTFYRLHIPDPIYFADDIRVDLPQIGGAPRQDFLRMQKAGVPIKPITVDPGGRAKFIKLFEQKNTKPVGDPETPNGWVNFFREDDVAAVAYYYLDRPGGDVEGS, encoded by the coding sequence ATGAAACCCATTCGCCCGATGATGCTGGCCGGGGCTTGTGCTGCGGCGGCGATCACCGCTGGCACAGCAAAGCCGGCCGTCGCCCAGGTCCAGGATCCGGTGCCGCTGTCCAGCTATCGCGACGATACGCATATGCGCTGGTTCAGCTTCGAAAATGCCGATGGCGCGAAAGGGCGGGGCGGAATGGAAAACCGCGGCGCCAAGGGCCATGCCTTCGACTCGCTCCCTGCCGGGCAGTCGGTGACGCTCGCGCATGTGAACGGTGCCGGAACGGTGCGGCGCATCTGGATGACGATCGACGATCGCTCGCCCGAGCGGCGGCGCAACCTCTGGATCGAGATGTATTGGGACGGCGCTTCGAAACCGGCTGTCTCCGTCCCGCTGGGCGATTTCTTCATGCAGGGCGAGGGCCCGGTCAAACCGATGGAAAACGCGCTTGTCGCCAGTCCCGAGGGGCGCTCCTTCGAAAGCTTCATTCCGATGCCGTTTCGCAAGTCGGCGAAGATCGTGCTCGTCAACAAGGGCAACAAGGACCTCACCGCGGTCTTCTACGATGTTGACATCACGAAACAGGACAGCCAGCCCGATGACGCCCTGTATTTCCACGCCTACTGGCACCGGCAGAACCGGACGAAGCTGGGCGAGCCCTTTCAGGTCCTGCCGCATGTGACGGGGCATGGCCGCTACCTCGGCACCTATGTCGCCGAGGTGACGAACCCGGATTACGGGAACAGCTGGTTCGGCGAGGGCGAACTGAAGGTCTATCTCGACGGCGATGACCGGTATCCGACGCTGGTCGGAACCGGGACCGAGGACCTGATCGGCGCCGGCTATGGCCAGGGCGAGTTCATCAACCGCTATACCGGCGCGCCGGTCGCCAACCTGCGGTCACGCCAGCAGACCTTCTACCGGCTGCATATTCCCGACCCGATCTACTTTGCCGACGACATTCGGGTCGACCTGCCACAGATCGGCGGCGCGCCGCGCCAGGATTTCCTGCGCATGCAAAAGGCCGGCGTGCCGATCAAGCCGATCACGGTCGATCCCGGCGGCCGGGCGAAATTCATCAAGCTGTTCGAGCAGAAGAACACGAAACCCGTTGGCGATCCTGAAACGCCGAACGGCTGGGTGAACTTCTTCCGCGAGGATGATGTCGCGGCGGTCGCCTATTATTATCTGGACCGTCCGGGTGGCGACGTCGAAGGCAGTTAA
- a CDS encoding Gfo/Idh/MocA family protein, whose translation MAEHVFSRRNILQASAAGISVTFVSSAWAQQADPPMHAVGRPAPQVPGPEPLPENEKIGFAVVGLGKLALGQVLPAFGEAHAAKLAAVVSGNAEKAERVAAGAGLPRDAIYSYDSFDRIADDPRIQVVYIILPNALHADWTVRAFEAGKHVLCEKPMATSAADCQRMIDAAKAADRKLMIAYRCQYEPHNLEAMRRMRSGAIGAPRMVATDNGRPSDPSDPSDQWRLDRELSGGGALMDIGIYGINAARYLLNEEPVEVRAWTYTPKDDPRFDETPDVIGWQFRMPSGVLVNGSTSFSYHGTSRLEVMGEKGRLVLDPATNYRGIEMQLHGAEGERQPRIQAVDQFAREMDWMAQAVRGNRPIVSPGGEGMQDIRLMEAVFESLRKDGAPVRTDWNYARALDPAEAVKPLFGGNAMRVYGLGDP comes from the coding sequence ATGGCCGAGCATGTCTTCAGCCGCCGCAATATCCTGCAGGCGAGCGCTGCGGGTATTTCAGTCACGTTCGTCTCGTCCGCATGGGCGCAGCAGGCGGACCCGCCGATGCACGCCGTCGGACGCCCGGCCCCTCAGGTGCCCGGACCGGAGCCGCTTCCGGAAAACGAGAAGATCGGTTTCGCCGTCGTCGGCCTGGGCAAGCTCGCACTGGGACAGGTGCTGCCTGCCTTTGGCGAGGCGCATGCCGCGAAGCTGGCGGCGGTGGTGAGCGGCAATGCGGAAAAGGCTGAGCGCGTCGCCGCCGGGGCGGGACTGCCGCGCGACGCGATCTACAGCTATGACAGCTTCGATCGCATCGCCGACGATCCCCGCATCCAGGTCGTCTATATCATTCTGCCCAATGCGCTCCACGCCGACTGGACGGTGCGCGCGTTCGAGGCCGGCAAGCATGTCCTGTGCGAGAAACCGATGGCGACCAGCGCCGCCGACTGTCAGCGCATGATCGACGCGGCCAAAGCTGCCGACCGCAAGCTGATGATCGCCTATCGCTGCCAGTACGAGCCGCACAATCTGGAAGCCATGCGCCGGATGCGAAGCGGCGCCATCGGCGCGCCGCGGATGGTCGCCACCGATAATGGCCGCCCCTCCGACCCGTCCGACCCGTCCGATCAATGGCGCCTCGATCGGGAACTGTCGGGCGGCGGCGCGCTGATGGACATCGGCATCTACGGCATCAACGCCGCCCGTTATCTGCTGAACGAGGAACCGGTCGAGGTTCGCGCCTGGACCTACACGCCCAAGGACGATCCGCGCTTCGACGAGACGCCGGACGTCATCGGATGGCAATTCCGCATGCCTTCGGGCGTGCTGGTCAACGGCTCCACATCCTTTTCCTATCACGGCACCAGCCGGCTGGAGGTGATGGGTGAAAAGGGCCGGCTCGTGCTCGACCCCGCGACCAACTATCGGGGCATCGAAATGCAGTTGCACGGCGCGGAAGGCGAGCGCCAGCCCCGGATCCAGGCCGTCGACCAGTTCGCCAGGGAAATGGACTGGATGGCGCAGGCGGTGCGCGGCAACCGGCCGATCGTCTCTCCGGGCGGAGAGGGCATGCAGGATATCCGGCTGATGGAAGCGGTCTTCGAATCGCTGCGCAAGGACGGCGCGCCGGTCCGCACCGACTGGAACTATGCCCGCGCCCTCGATCCCGCGGAAGCGGTGAAGCCGCTTTTCGGCGGAAACGCGATGCGTGTCTATGGGCTCGGCGATCCATAG
- a CDS encoding ImuA family protein, with protein MSKALSSLREAIGAIEGTGIAGHPALQFGIDPIDAGLADRGLRIDALHEVAGAGPNYGDDAAASLFLAGIAARNAGSVLWIVRRRDLFAPGLYQAGLAPERLIHAEARDDAELLAIMEDALRHRGLGAVVGEPKRAGMTATRRLQLAAEGGRTLALMLRRPSRAGDDPFAQPSAAATRWRVGCLPSEPLPVAGIGRARWRLELVRQRGGAPFAIDVEACDETGRCALAAELVDRPDRAGRADARAVG; from the coding sequence ATGTCCAAAGCTCTGTCTTCCCTGCGCGAAGCGATCGGTGCGATCGAAGGGACGGGTATTGCCGGGCATCCGGCGTTGCAGTTCGGGATCGATCCGATCGATGCCGGCCTTGCGGATCGGGGGCTTCGGATCGATGCGCTGCATGAGGTCGCCGGTGCGGGGCCGAATTATGGGGATGACGCCGCCGCCAGCCTGTTCCTTGCCGGAATTGCCGCCCGCAATGCGGGATCGGTATTGTGGATCGTTCGCCGCCGCGATCTGTTCGCGCCCGGCCTCTATCAGGCGGGGCTTGCTCCCGAACGCCTGATCCATGCCGAGGCGCGCGACGATGCCGAATTGCTCGCGATCATGGAGGATGCGCTGCGCCATCGTGGTCTGGGCGCGGTGGTGGGGGAGCCGAAAAGGGCCGGCATGACGGCGACCCGCAGGCTTCAGCTTGCCGCCGAAGGCGGGCGCACGCTGGCGCTGATGCTGCGCCGCCCGTCGCGCGCCGGGGACGATCCATTCGCCCAGCCTTCGGCCGCGGCAACGCGCTGGCGGGTCGGCTGTCTTCCGTCCGAGCCGCTGCCGGTAGCGGGGATAGGCCGCGCGCGCTGGCGCCTGGAGCTGGTGCGCCAGCGCGGCGGCGCTCCGTTCGCAATCGATGTGGAGGCATGCGATGAAACGGGTCGCTGCGCTCTGGCTGCCGAACTGGTCGATCGACCGGATCGTGCGGGCCGAGCCGATGCTCGCGCCGTCGGCTGA
- a CDS encoding Y-family DNA polymerase: protein MKRVAALWLPNWSIDRIVRAEPMLAPSAEPGAAADPTPLMAAAAAERALQCDAPHNSGWRPGARWARRDVEMQIAALPQHQRPPRRIPGRASEAADPPFRRLSGNDGGTPPRPHRPMKTRPAVPGSPPLVTVHKTGSRIEIAAVAPAAAALGIAPGMALTQARASVPGIVVRDADPDGDADALMRLATMLARRWSPIVARSDPDGLFIDLTGTAHLHGGEARFAERLTRLLKRFGIMARIAVADTAGAAWALARHVAQPVALCPPGGHAAALAPLPVTALRLAEKNVALLRRLGVKTVGDVAALDRAPFVRRFGAGAALRLDQAMGHAPEPLDPVPVVEPIAVTQRFTEPIATPEAIAHWLAALVVRLVAALAGAGQGARALLLVADRVDHEAQVIRVGFARPNRDGAHILRLIVRRIEEIAPGYGIDALHLHVRRAEPLAAEPFDERLGERAADLASLIDTLTNRGVRVWRDAPIGSDVPERCVRAISPLDPPLRKTAAMKRDDVRRLDRRAPDHPWHPRWPRPVRLLRRPERLDHVVAALPDQPPRRFRWRGRLHIVMRADGPERIVGEWWKHASERGAIRDYFRVEDEQGARFWLFRRGDGERADSGDLSWYMHGAFG from the coding sequence ATGAAACGGGTCGCTGCGCTCTGGCTGCCGAACTGGTCGATCGACCGGATCGTGCGGGCCGAGCCGATGCTCGCGCCGTCGGCTGAGCCGGGCGCCGCCGCCGATCCGACGCCACTGATGGCGGCCGCGGCGGCGGAGCGCGCGCTCCAGTGTGATGCGCCGCATAATAGCGGCTGGCGGCCCGGCGCACGCTGGGCGCGGCGCGACGTGGAAATGCAGATCGCCGCACTGCCACAGCATCAGCGACCGCCACGGCGGATACCGGGCCGCGCGAGCGAGGCGGCCGACCCGCCGTTCCGCCGCCTGTCCGGCAACGATGGCGGCACGCCCCCACGGCCGCATCGGCCCATGAAGACGCGCCCGGCGGTTCCCGGATCGCCGCCGCTCGTCACCGTCCATAAAACCGGCAGCCGAATCGAGATCGCCGCCGTCGCTCCGGCCGCCGCCGCGCTCGGCATCGCGCCGGGCATGGCGTTGACGCAGGCACGGGCGTCGGTGCCGGGTATCGTCGTCCGCGACGCCGATCCCGATGGCGACGCCGACGCGCTGATGCGGCTGGCGACCATGCTGGCGCGGCGGTGGTCGCCGATCGTGGCGCGGTCCGATCCCGACGGGCTGTTCATCGATCTCACCGGCACCGCGCATCTGCATGGCGGCGAGGCGCGTTTTGCTGAGCGGCTGACCCGCCTGCTGAAGCGGTTCGGCATAATGGCGCGGATCGCGGTCGCCGATACCGCCGGAGCCGCCTGGGCGCTGGCGCGGCACGTGGCGCAGCCGGTGGCGCTGTGCCCGCCGGGCGGACATGCCGCCGCGCTTGCCCCGCTGCCGGTGACGGCGCTGCGGCTGGCCGAGAAAAATGTCGCGCTGTTGCGCAGGTTGGGCGTAAAAACGGTGGGCGATGTCGCCGCGCTCGACCGCGCGCCGTTCGTTCGGCGGTTCGGCGCGGGCGCTGCGCTACGGCTCGATCAGGCGATGGGCCATGCTCCCGAACCGCTCGACCCGGTCCCGGTGGTCGAACCGATCGCGGTCACGCAGCGTTTCACCGAGCCGATCGCGACGCCAGAGGCGATCGCGCATTGGCTCGCCGCGCTGGTCGTCCGGCTTGTCGCCGCGCTTGCCGGGGCTGGGCAGGGCGCACGCGCGCTGCTGCTGGTTGCCGACCGCGTCGATCATGAAGCGCAGGTGATACGCGTCGGCTTCGCACGACCCAATCGCGATGGCGCGCATATCCTGCGCCTGATCGTGCGCCGCATCGAGGAAATCGCGCCCGGTTATGGCATTGATGCGCTGCATCTTCATGTCCGCCGCGCAGAGCCTTTGGCGGCCGAACCCTTCGACGAACGACTTGGCGAGCGCGCGGCCGACCTGGCGAGCCTGATCGACACGCTGACCAATCGCGGCGTTCGCGTGTGGCGCGACGCCCCGATCGGGAGCGACGTTCCCGAACGCTGCGTACGCGCCATCTCTCCGCTTGACCCGCCGCTTCGCAAGACGGCAGCGATGAAACGCGACGATGTCCGTCGGCTTGACCGGCGTGCGCCCGACCATCCCTGGCATCCACGCTGGCCGCGCCCGGTGCGGCTGCTGCGCCGCCCCGAACGCCTCGATCATGTCGTCGCCGCGCTTCCCGATCAGCCGCCCAGGCGGTTTCGCTGGCGCGGGCGACTCCACATCGTCATGCGCGCCGACGGGCCGGAACGGATTGTCGGCGAATGGTGGAAGCACGCATCGGAACGCGGGGCGATCCGCGACTATTTCCGCGTCGAGGACGAACAGGGCGCGCGCTTCTGGCTGTTCCGGCGCGGTGACGGCGAACGCGCGGACAGCGGTGACCTGAGCTGGTACATGCACGGAGCGTTCGGATGA
- a CDS encoding error-prone DNA polymerase: protein MSYAELQVITHFSFLRGASSPEELVESAARMGMPALGITDRNSVAGVVRALVASEQIAEQWGHAPRLIAGCRIDLVDGASLLVWPEDRPAWSRLTTLLSIGKCRANAQKGEKGQCFLHWEDVAGHAAGLVAALVPGRDGADPVALGWMADLFGSDRGHVCLIHQRRPGDAMRLHHIERAARHYGLTPIATGDVLYHTPEQRVLHDVVTAIREKCTIDDLGHRRERSADRHLKPPEEMARRFRDHPDALAATQRIVERCTFSLRELRHQYPDERVMTHHSPQKALEKMAWRALNARFDGRPAQAYRRLLTRELGLVRHWGYAAYFLTAHSIVEYARSQDILCQGRGSAANSVICFVLGITSIDPVRHKLLFERFLSEDRREPPDIDVDFEHDRREEVIQWIYDSYGRDHAALTAVVSRFRTRGAIREVGKVMGLSEDVTAALAKQVWGWSNDAIPDEHVAALNLDKAEPRLALTLELAQRLVGTPRHLSQHPGGFVLTRDPLFELMPIEPAAMADRHVIEWEKDDIEEMGFMKVDILGLGMLGCMRRAFDLLAEHKRIRLTLDHPVLQREDTATYDMMCRADTLGVFQIESRAQMSMLPRMRPRNFYDVAIQVAIVRPGPIQGDMVHPYLKRRELKRAGHDDFDYPNPKLRSVLEKTLGVPLFQEQAMQVAIIGAGFSPSQADQLRRAMATFKQTGGVGEFRDKLIAGMRKNGISEEFAERLVKQIEGFGSYGFPESHAAGFAKIAYASSWMKCHHPDVFCAALLNAQPMGFYAPAQIVRDAREHGVEICPVCISTSEWDTTLEAADGEKGRHPLRLGLRIVTGLAAADAARILIARGEQPFTSIEDVWRRSGVKAATLEKLAQADAFAGLGLDRRRALWAIRGLGERPPPLLALLDTREPDPVLAPLTAGREVVEDYRATQLSLRAHPLSFLRAELEHRGAIPCAALDTIRDGGRVEVAGLVLVRQRPGSARGVLFVTIEDESGIANAILWPDRFEANRRTVMSSAMLGIAGRVQKESGIIHVIIDRLTDLTPLLRQVGDIDLPRISRGDGATCPGSPDNREPEWRPRGRSDYHWRDRGEDMILVRSHDFH from the coding sequence ATGAGCTATGCCGAATTGCAGGTGATCACGCATTTCAGCTTTTTGCGCGGCGCCTCCAGCCCCGAGGAACTGGTCGAAAGCGCCGCGCGGATGGGGATGCCCGCGCTGGGCATCACCGACCGCAATTCGGTGGCGGGTGTGGTGCGCGCGCTGGTCGCGAGCGAGCAGATCGCCGAGCAATGGGGTCATGCGCCGCGGCTGATCGCGGGGTGCCGGATCGACCTGGTCGATGGCGCGTCGCTGCTGGTCTGGCCCGAGGATCGCCCCGCCTGGTCACGCCTCACCACGCTTCTCAGCATCGGCAAGTGCCGCGCCAATGCGCAAAAGGGCGAAAAAGGCCAGTGTTTCCTCCATTGGGAGGATGTCGCCGGACATGCCGCGGGGCTGGTCGCGGCGCTGGTTCCCGGCCGCGACGGTGCCGATCCGGTGGCGCTCGGCTGGATGGCCGATCTGTTCGGCAGCGATCGCGGGCATGTCTGTCTCATCCATCAGCGCCGCCCCGGCGACGCGATGCGGCTGCACCATATCGAGCGGGCTGCGCGGCATTATGGCCTGACCCCAATCGCGACCGGCGACGTGCTCTATCACACGCCCGAACAGCGCGTTCTCCACGATGTCGTCACCGCGATCCGGGAAAAATGCACGATCGACGATCTCGGCCACCGCCGCGAACGCAGCGCCGACCGGCATCTGAAACCGCCTGAGGAAATGGCCCGCCGCTTCCGCGATCACCCGGACGCGCTCGCCGCCACCCAGCGCATCGTCGAACGCTGCACCTTCTCCCTGCGCGAGCTGCGCCACCAATATCCCGACGAACGCGTGATGACGCACCACAGCCCGCAAAAGGCGCTGGAGAAGATGGCGTGGCGTGCGCTCAACGCGCGCTTCGACGGGCGGCCTGCCCAGGCCTATCGCCGGCTGTTGACGCGCGAATTGGGGCTGGTGCGCCACTGGGGCTATGCCGCCTATTTTCTTACCGCCCATTCGATCGTCGAATATGCCCGCAGTCAGGATATATTGTGCCAGGGGCGCGGGTCGGCGGCCAATTCGGTGATCTGCTTCGTACTCGGCATCACGTCGATCGATCCGGTCCGACACAAGCTGCTGTTCGAGCGCTTCCTGTCCGAAGACCGCCGCGAGCCGCCCGATATCGACGTCGATTTCGAACATGACCGGCGCGAGGAAGTGATCCAGTGGATCTATGACAGCTATGGTCGCGATCATGCCGCGCTGACCGCCGTCGTCAGCCGTTTCCGCACTCGCGGCGCAATCCGTGAGGTCGGAAAGGTCATGGGATTGAGCGAGGACGTGACCGCAGCGCTTGCCAAACAGGTCTGGGGTTGGTCGAACGACGCTATTCCCGATGAACATGTCGCCGCGCTCAACCTCGACAAGGCAGAGCCGCGGCTGGCGCTGACGCTGGAACTGGCACAGCGGCTGGTCGGTACGCCGCGCCATTTGTCGCAGCATCCCGGCGGCTTCGTCCTGACCCGCGACCCGCTGTTCGAACTGATGCCGATCGAACCGGCGGCGATGGCCGATCGCCATGTCATCGAATGGGAAAAGGACGATATCGAGGAAATGGGTTTCATGAAGGTCGATATCCTCGGCCTCGGCATGCTGGGATGCATGCGTCGCGCCTTCGACCTGCTCGCCGAGCACAAGCGGATCCGGTTGACGCTCGACCACCCCGTGCTCCAGCGCGAAGACACGGCGACATACGACATGATGTGCCGCGCCGACACGCTGGGCGTGTTCCAGATCGAAAGCCGCGCGCAGATGTCGATGCTGCCCCGGATGCGGCCGCGCAATTTCTACGACGTCGCCATCCAGGTCGCGATCGTCCGGCCGGGGCCGATCCAGGGCGACATGGTCCATCCCTATCTCAAGCGCCGCGAACTCAAACGCGCCGGGCACGACGATTTCGATTATCCCAACCCCAAGCTGCGCAGCGTCCTCGAAAAGACATTGGGCGTGCCGCTGTTCCAGGAACAGGCGATGCAGGTGGCGATCATCGGTGCGGGCTTTTCGCCAAGCCAGGCCGATCAACTGCGCCGCGCCATGGCGACGTTCAAACAGACCGGCGGCGTCGGCGAGTTTCGCGACAAGCTGATCGCCGGGATGCGGAAGAACGGGATCAGCGAGGAATTCGCCGAACGGCTGGTCAAGCAGATCGAGGGGTTCGGCAGCTATGGCTTTCCCGAAAGCCACGCCGCCGGCTTCGCCAAGATCGCCTATGCGTCGAGCTGGATGAAATGCCACCACCCGGACGTGTTTTGCGCCGCGCTGCTCAATGCCCAGCCAATGGGGTTCTATGCCCCTGCGCAGATCGTGCGCGACGCGCGCGAACACGGGGTGGAGATATGCCCGGTGTGCATTTCGACAAGCGAATGGGATACGACGCTTGAGGCAGCGGACGGCGAGAAGGGCCGTCACCCGCTCCGCCTCGGCCTGCGCATCGTCACCGGGCTTGCCGCGGCCGACGCCGCGCGTATCCTGATCGCGCGGGGCGAGCAGCCCTTTACCAGCATCGAGGATGTCTGGCGCCGCTCGGGCGTCAAGGCCGCCACGCTGGAAAAGCTGGCGCAGGCCGACGCATTCGCCGGGCTCGGCCTCGACCGGCGCCGGGCCTTATGGGCGATACGCGGGCTGGGCGAGCGCCCTCCGCCGCTGCTGGCGCTGCTCGATACGCGCGAGCCCGATCCGGTTCTCGCCCCGCTCACCGCCGGGCGCGAGGTGGTCGAGGATTACCGCGCCACGCAACTCTCGCTGCGCGCGCATCCGCTGTCCTTCCTGCGCGCCGAACTGGAGCATCGCGGGGCGATTCCGTGCGCCGCGCTCGACACGATCAGGGATGGCGGCCGCGTCGAAGTCGCCGGCCTCGTCCTGGTGCGCCAGCGGCCGGGAAGCGCCAGGGGCGTGCTGTTCGTCACCATCGAGGACGAAAGCGGCATCGCCAACGCGATCCTGTGGCCCGACCGGTTCGAAGCCAATCGCCGCACCGTCATGTCCTCCGCGATGCTCGGAATTGCGGGACGCGTGCAGAAGGAAAGCGGGATCATTCACGTCATCATCGACCGCCTGACCGATCTGACGCCGCTGCTCCGCCAGGTCGGCGATATCGATCTGCCGCGCATCTCACGCGGCGACGGCGCGACCTGCCCCGGCTCACCCGATAACCGCGAACCCGAATGGCGCCCCAGGGGCCGAAGCGATTATCATTGGCGCGACCGCGGCGAAGATATGATTCTCGTTCGCAGCCACGATTTCCACTGA
- the rodA gene encoding rod shape-determining protein RodA, whose protein sequence is MIGSGLMPAAVAQLPWRITMLVLAIGSFGIVVLYSAAGGSVSPWASRQALALVVFLVMALVMSRFPRTFWARMAFPVYGVLLAMLILVELLGAVRGGAQRWLDLGLIRLQPSELMKPAIILACARFYELLPASEIRRFGAIWPAALLIGVPAGLVMLQPDLGTALMITAGGVTVMFLAGVPLRLFIGGALALAVVIPLAVNFALHDYQRQRVLIFLNPEADPLGSGYHINQSQIAIGSGGIWGKGFLNGTQSHLDYLPEGHTDFVFATMAEEWGLVGGVLLILAFFLVIRWGVNVGIRSQDRFARLTAAGLATTIFFYVAINLAMVMGLAPVVGIPLPLVSYGGSAQLTVMLCIGMLMSIDRENRIRARR, encoded by the coding sequence ATGATCGGCTCCGGCCTGATGCCCGCTGCCGTCGCGCAGCTTCCCTGGCGGATCACGATGCTCGTGCTCGCGATCGGCTCGTTCGGTATCGTGGTCCTCTATTCCGCCGCGGGCGGCAGCGTGTCGCCCTGGGCTTCGCGACAGGCGCTCGCCCTGGTGGTATTCCTCGTCATGGCACTGGTGATGTCGCGCTTTCCCCGGACGTTCTGGGCGCGAATGGCGTTTCCGGTGTACGGCGTGCTGCTGGCGATGCTGATCTTGGTCGAACTGCTGGGCGCGGTGCGCGGCGGCGCGCAGCGGTGGCTCGACCTCGGCCTCATCCGGCTGCAGCCGTCGGAACTGATGAAGCCGGCGATCATCCTGGCCTGCGCGCGGTTCTACGAATTGTTGCCGGCTTCGGAAATCCGCAGATTCGGTGCGATCTGGCCGGCGGCATTGCTGATCGGCGTGCCGGCCGGACTGGTGATGCTGCAACCCGATCTGGGTACCGCCTTGATGATCACGGCCGGCGGGGTGACGGTGATGTTCCTCGCCGGCGTGCCACTGCGCCTGTTTATCGGCGGTGCGCTTGCCCTTGCGGTCGTCATCCCGCTGGCCGTCAATTTCGCGCTGCACGATTATCAGCGGCAGCGCGTACTGATCTTCCTCAACCCCGAAGCCGACCCGCTCGGCTCCGGCTACCATATCAACCAGTCGCAGATCGCGATCGGATCGGGCGGGATCTGGGGCAAGGGATTCCTGAACGGGACGCAGAGCCATCTCGACTACCTGCCCGAAGGCCATACCGACTTCGTCTTCGCCACCATGGCGGAGGAATGGGGACTGGTCGGCGGTGTCCTGCTGATCCTGGCCTTTTTTCTGGTGATCCGCTGGGGAGTCAATGTCGGCATCCGGTCGCAGGACCGCTTCGCCCGGTTGACCGCGGCGGGCCTCGCGACGACGATCTTCTTCTACGTGGCGATCAATCTCGCGATGGTCATGGGCCTCGCGCCTGTGGTGGGAATTCCCCTGCCGCTGGTCAGCTACGGCGGATCCGCCCAGCTTACGGTGATGTTGTGCATCGGAATGCTGATGTCGATCGACCGCGAAAACCGCATCCGGGCCAGGCGCTGA